Part of the Hevea brasiliensis isolate MT/VB/25A 57/8 chromosome 16, ASM3005281v1, whole genome shotgun sequence genome is shown below.
AATTTTGTTAGGCAAAAAATTATAGGCTGTTCAGAATGGCAAAAAAAGCCGGTTTTTGGTGACAGTAACAACACAGGATTTTTCGTTGTATAAGCAGTAACAATAAAATGGACCCAACTGTTGTCACTGTGTTTTCGAGATCACTTGGTCATCACCAACTCCCAATCCACCATCAACATCATATCTCAACACGCTATCTTTCAGAGTTAATTTCTTATGTCCTTTTGGTAGGGTTAGTGTTAATTTATTTTCTGCcattataatttttctaaatcttaatttaaaaatttaatcatCTGGTAAAGTGTACTTTAAAAATGAGAAGTATAATGGAAAAAAAGGTTTAATTATTCAGTATAAGGATGTTATCATTCACTATGTTGAAGCGTCATACATGATCTATACTTCATGATTGATGATTTGAACTCACATTCCAGCCACGTTTTGGTCCTGAGGCCTGACATTCATAGTTGGAACCCATGTGAGATAAGCTGATGGTATTCTATTGTTAGTCTTCGACCATCACATATAAGTATTACGCGTGCTGCATTGTCCGTCAATGATAGTGTATAAGCTGACATGATTTCCCCTTGTCCCTTggatgatatattttttttccaaCCCTTGGATGATATTCACCTGCTGATGTTTTGTTTGCACTGTTTGTTGGGTGCTGAAAATTATATGCAGCTGTGGCAATTGGAGACGCTTCTTCTCCAAAAGGACACGTATCTCAGCTATAGTCAAGCACTAAGCTACACCAGCCAGGCTTTGAGCCAAAACTTACAAGGACTGAGAAGGAGAGGCCCAATAAGGAGGTTAAGCACACAACTAATCTACTTTTTGCAAGAGAATTGGAGGAGAATTTGGGTTTTGACATTATGGGCCTTGATAATGATCGGCTTATTCACGTGGAAATTCTCTCAGTACAAGCGAAAAAATGCTTTCAAAGTCATGGGTTATTGTCTTCTAACAGCAAAAGGTGCAGCGGAGACTTTGAAGCTCAACATGGCTCTCATTCTCTTGCCTGTGTGTAGAAATACCATCACCTGGCTCAGATCCACAAGATTGGGTTACTTCGTTCCCTTTGACGATAACATCAATTTTCACAAGGTATATCCCAAATCATTCGCCATCCCTCCTATTGCTCTATGGTTTATTCTATACATTTTGATTCCCATGGGGGATACtttatctaaaagtcaacatgaTGGTTTATCTTGGCCATGTACTTAAATATTCTATCAGGAGTAGTACATGTACACGCAGCAAAAGTTGACTAATGAATAGCCTTCCACACTCATCATATGTGGTTAGACAGTCACCATTCAGTGGATGCCACTCATTTTTGTCCGAATACGGAAGGGCAGGTTACGAAGATTGCCCTTTTTTTCCCTTCTAATTAATTAACGCTTAGAGGGATGTAGTGGTCAACTGGAAAACCAACAAATAGAGAAGCGttcatttgaaaattttgaaatgggaTTTATAaagctataataataataataataataataataataataataattttcattGAGCTAGCTAGTGGCTAGTACCATAGGCTTGCAATTTACTAATTTATTGATCATCTCACAGTATAAAATTCAAATCTTGGAAGTCTTTAATTTCCTCTTCCTACTGTTTTAATCGGCAATTTTCACCATTTATATTTTGCCTATTTATACTAATGCATCCACTATATTGGTATATCTACTGTCAGTTGTGTATTTTTGTAATTCATGAGAAAACTAATATTctaattgaaattacaataatCAATGAATCTAAAAATGGTGGACTACATAGAGATTCATGGATATTGAATATTATGATATccaaaaaagaaaattaagtaGCAGCTGAATGCTTATCTTAATTTTGATGCACTAGGGGACATTAATCTCTTACTCTTCTTATTGATACATGCGTGCAGACTATTGCGGCTGCAATTGTAATTGGCATCATTCTCCATGCTGGAAACCATCTTGCATGTGATTTTCCGAAGCTGATAAATTCTTCTCATGATGACTACCAGAAGTATTTAAAAAATGACTTCGGAGAACAAAAGCCCACGTATGCTGAATTGGCTAGAGGGGCAGAGGGCGTGACTGGAATAGTAATGGTTATCTTAATGGCAATTGCGTTTACACTCGCAACACGGTGGTTCAGGCGGAGCCTCATTAAGTTTCCAAAACCCTTCGATAGACTTACTGGGTTCAATGCATTCTGGTATTCACACCATCTATTTGTCCTTGTCTACATCCTGCTCGTAATCCATGGTGTATTCCTCTATCTAGTGCATAGATGGTACCAAAAGACGGTATAATTCAAACTCTTTTTCTTTACCAAATTACAGGAATTTTTCGACAGTCATTGAAAACCTAAATTGAAGTTGAATTCATGTCTGCAGACATGGATGTATCTTGCTGTTCCAGTTTTACTATATGCCGGAGAAAGAGCCCTGAGATTTTTTCGTTCTGGCTTCTATACTGTCCAGCTTCAGAAGGTGAGCATCCTAATTCGAAAAGCATATCTGTAAACAAGGCCCGGACAATTTTCACCCCTTTGATATCCATCGTATAGTCCAAAGTTTCTCTTTGTGATTAAGGTACTCTTATCAACTTTTTTTTACTTCAATTGTAAAATATTCAGGTTGCAATTTATCCTGGTAATGTCCTCACATTGCAAATGTCAAAGCCTTCCCAGTTTCGATACAAGAGTGGACAGTACATGTTCGTCCAGTGCCCTGCTGTTTCTCCATTTGAGTGGTAAGTCAAAATACTAATGTTCCCTAAATGACTTCTTTAGTGTTAGAGTCACTCCCGGTAGTTTTAGCTCCCGTGCTACTGGAACTGTAATACATGCTAGCAACTTTCAGTGGTCTTCACCAGTGGGAGAAAACCTGTCAAATATGGCTCATGCAGTTTCTGTCACTGAAACTTGCCCATCATGTATGCCTTGGGCCAAAGATTGGAATTATAAAATCTTCAATTTGCTTTCTGGCCGAGGATTGGAATTATACATTCTTCAGTTTGGCCTCAACAGAAATCCTTTGTGGCCTAACTGATAAAATTTTGATTAGGATTCCTCgtccagttttttttttttttttttttttttttatgagtttCTGACGGATTAAACCATCTAATGCGAAGTGGTCTCTTTGCTTATCATAATTTCATTTTTGTATCCAGGCATCCATTTTCCATTACCTCAGCTCCCGGTGATGACTACCTTAGTGTTCACATTCGGCAGCTAGGTGATTGGACCCAAGAACTTAAGAGGGTGTTCTCCGAAGCCTGTGAACGTCCTGTAGCTGGGAAAAGTGGGCTTCTCAGGGCTGATGAAACAACAAAAAAAAGGTACTGAATATGTGAATTTTGCACATATTTTTTCATTGCTCGTCCTTTGCCTTTAGGTGGCATTTGGTTAGCACAATATCTGTTATTTAACAGCATCATTTGATGACAGTTTGCCAAAGCTCTTAATAGATGGTCCTTACGGCGCCCCAGCGCAAGACTACAGGAACTATGATGTGCTGTTACTGGTTGGTCTTGGAATTGGAGCAACACCTTTCATCAGCATTCTAAAAGATTTGCTTAATAACATTGTCAAAATGGAGGAGCAGGCAGTAAGTAACCTGAAATTCTGCTACAATTTTTCACTTTTCGACATGTGCTCTTTAATTATACTCGTAGAAATTTGCAAAATCGTATTTCTGATGCCCTACGTTTTAGGATTTGGGATCAGATATCAGTAGGTCATCAGATTTAAGTGTTGGAAGTAATGATGCCTCGACTCACAATAGAACTTCTCCAAAACGAAAAAAGACTCTGAGGACTAGCAATGCTTATTTCTATTGGGTAACCAGGGAACAAGGTTCCTTTGATTGGTTCAAAGGGGTGATGAATGAAGTCGCAGACCTTGATCAAAGGGTACATCAATTTTGCCTGGAATCATTTGATTATTTTCGAAAAAAACTTCTAGCTTCCCTAGATTTTTAACTTATTGTTTGGACTCCAGGGTGTGATTGAAATGCACAATTACTTGACTAGTGTTTACGAAGAAGGTGACGCGCGTTCAACCCTCATTACCATGGTTCAAGCTCTAAACCATGCAAAGAACGGCGTGGACATTGTTTCTGGCACTAGGGTAAGATTTCTGATATTacattattgttttcttttcaatacCACATCGCAATCCTAGAGGAATCAATTTTATGCTTACTAAAATTTATCCAATTGTCTTATCAGGTGCGAACCCATTTTGCAAGGCCTAATTGGAAGAAGGTTCTCTCTAAATTATGTTCCAAGCACTGTAATGCAAGGATTGGTAAGTGCATCTCCA
Proteins encoded:
- the LOC110664130 gene encoding respiratory burst oxidase homolog protein A-like isoform X1 produces the protein MRGPKHERRWASDTIPGKTTLSTGTSPGADSNPAEEFVEVTLDLQDDDTIILRSVEPAKVINIEDGTGAETPVSVSASESRSPTIRRSSSNKFLQLSQELKAEAVAKAKQFSQELKAELRRFSWGHGHEAKVLSASPSNGGGGGRGGFESALEARALRKQRAQLDRTRSGAQKALRGLRFISNSKTNGVDAWNEVQSNYEKLAKDGYLYRADFAQCIGMRDSKEFALELFDALGRRRRLKVDKINRDELYEFWSQITDQSFDSRLQIFFDMMNKNEDGRITEEEVKEIIMLSASANKLSRLKEQAEEYAALIMEELDPERLGYVELWQLETLLLQKDTYLSYSQALSYTSQALSQNLQGLRRRGPIRRLSTQLIYFLQENWRRIWVLTLWALIMIGLFTWKFSQYKRKNAFKVMGYCLLTAKGAAETLKLNMALILLPVCRNTITWLRSTRLGYFVPFDDNINFHKTIAAAIVIGIILHAGNHLACDFPKLINSSHDDYQKYLKNDFGEQKPTYAELARGAEGVTGIVMVILMAIAFTLATRWFRRSLIKFPKPFDRLTGFNAFWYSHHLFVLVYILLVIHGVFLYLVHRWYQKTTWMYLAVPVLLYAGERALRFFRSGFYTVQLQKVAIYPGNVLTLQMSKPSQFRYKSGQYMFVQCPAVSPFEWHPFSITSAPGDDYLSVHIRQLGDWTQELKRVFSEACERPVAGKSGLLRADETTKKSLPKLLIDGPYGAPAQDYRNYDVLLLVGLGIGATPFISILKDLLNNIVKMEEQADLGSDISRSSDLSVGSNDASTHNRTSPKRKKTLRTSNAYFYWVTREQGSFDWFKGVMNEVADLDQRGVIEMHNYLTSVYEEGDARSTLITMVQALNHAKNGVDIVSGTRVRTHFARPNWKKVLSKLCSKHCNARIGVFYCGAPVLAKELSKLCFEFNQKGSTKFEFHKEHF
- the LOC110664130 gene encoding respiratory burst oxidase homolog protein A-like isoform X2, encoding MRGPKHERRWASDTIPGKTTLSTGTSPGADSNPAEEFVEVTLDLQDDDTIILRSVEPAKVINIEDGTGAETPVSVSASESRSPTIRRSSSNKFLQLSQELKAEAVAKAKQFSQELKAELRRFSWGHGHEAKVLSASPSNGGGGGRGGFESALEARALRKQRAQLDRTRSGAQKALRGLRFISNSKTNGVDAWNEVQSNYEKLAKDGYLYRADFAQCIGMRDSKEFALELFDALGRRRRLKVDKINRDELYEFWSQITDQSFDSRLQIFFDMMNKNEDGRITEEEVKEIIMLSASANKLSRLKEQAEEYAALIMEELDPERLGYVELWQLETLLLQKDTYLSYSQALSYTSQALSQNLQGLRRRGPIRRLSTQLIYFLQENWRRIWVLTLWALIMIGLFTWKFSQYKRKNAFKVMGYCLLTAKGAAETLKLNMALILLPVCRNTITWLRSTRLGYFVPFDDNINFHKKYLKNDFGEQKPTYAELARGAEGVTGIVMVILMAIAFTLATRWFRRSLIKFPKPFDRLTGFNAFWYSHHLFVLVYILLVIHGVFLYLVHRWYQKTTWMYLAVPVLLYAGERALRFFRSGFYTVQLQKVAIYPGNVLTLQMSKPSQFRYKSGQYMFVQCPAVSPFEWHPFSITSAPGDDYLSVHIRQLGDWTQELKRVFSEACERPVAGKSGLLRADETTKKSLPKLLIDGPYGAPAQDYRNYDVLLLVGLGIGATPFISILKDLLNNIVKMEEQADLGSDISRSSDLSVGSNDASTHNRTSPKRKKTLRTSNAYFYWVTREQGSFDWFKGVMNEVADLDQRGVIEMHNYLTSVYEEGDARSTLITMVQALNHAKNGVDIVSGTRVRTHFARPNWKKVLSKLCSKHCNARIGVFYCGAPVLAKELSKLCFEFNQKGSTKFEFHKEHF